The following are encoded together in the Oreochromis niloticus isolate F11D_XX linkage group LG12, O_niloticus_UMD_NMBU, whole genome shotgun sequence genome:
- the pdxp gene encoding pyridoxal phosphate phosphatase gives MAGAFGFKGCQKIRGPQIRNLLEAKDFFLFDCDGVIWHGENAITGAAKVVSSLIRRGKNVVFVTNNCTRPRENYVHKFYRLGFTDVMLEQIFSSSYCSALYLRDVVKVPGQVFVIGCDGLRRELQEAGIPCVEEADDPDATIYDCDLSPDVKAVLVGHDDKMTFLKLAKASCYLKDPECLFLATDNDPWHPLSGGRVLPGSGSLTAALEVASGRKATVIGKPSRFMFECISSQFRGVDPAQCLMVGDRLETDMLFGSNCGLDTMLTLTGVSQMEEAQEYRNSDQTTNHSLVPDYVVDTIADFLPAFEELDEQSN, from the exons ATGGCAGGCGCCTTTGGCTTTAAAGGCTGCCAGAAAATTCGAGGACCTCAGATTAGAAATCTGCTTGAGGCGAAGGACTTCTTTCTCTTCGACTGCGACGGGGTCATATGGCACGGAGAGAACGCGATAACTGGCGCCGCAAAGGTGGTGAGCTCGCTGATCCGGCGCGGCAAAAACGTGGTGTTCGTCACCAACAACTGCACCAGGCCGCGGGAGAATTATGTGCACAAGTTCTACCGGCTGGGCTTTACCGACGTGATGCTGGAGCAGATCTTCAGCTCGTCGTACTGCTCGGCTCTCTACCTGAGAGACGTCGTCAAGGTCCCCGGCCAGGTGTTTGTCATCGGCTGCGACGGACTGCGCAGAGAGCTGCAGGAGGCGGGCATCCCCTGCGTGGAGGAGGCGGATGATCCGGACGCCACCATCTATGACTGCGACCTATCTCCGGACGTCAAGGCAGTGCTGGTTGGACATGATGACAAAATGACTTTTCTGAAACTGGCCAAAGCCTCCTGCTACCTGAAGGACCCGGAGTGTCTGTTCCTGGCCACCGACAACGACCCCTGGCACCCTCTGTCAGGTGGAAGGGTACTACCAG GTTCTGGCTCCCTCACAGCAGCCTTGGAGGTGGCCTCGGGACGCAAGGCCACTGTGATCGGAAAGCCCAGCCGCTTCATGTTCGAATGCATCTCCAGTCAGTTCAGAGGGGTGGATCCTGCTCAGTGCCTGATGGTCGGGGACCGCCTCGAGACGGACATGCTGTTCGGGTCCAACTGCGGCCTCGACACCATGCTCACTCTCACTGGTGTGTCTCAGATGGAGGAGGCCCAGGAGTACAGGAATAGTGACCAAACCACCAACCACAGCTTGGTGCCCGACTACGTGGTTGACACCATTGCTGATTTCTTACCGGCTTTTGAGGAACTGGACGAACAGAGCAACTGA
- the kgd4 gene encoding alpha-ketoglutarate dehydrogenase component 4: MGSKVSSKMAAPTARVIQAIRPHAPLIKFPNRQGLPRPNAQEALKTLALNLPQHNAPTSAAASPQLSRPHAPLTPIPGTPDTLASIQLLPARYRRRPLAADEMDYIQRGGPE, translated from the exons ATGGGGAGTAAAGTCAGCTCCAAAATGGCAGCTCCCACCGCTCGAGTTATTCAG GCAATACGGCCTCATGCTCCCCTGATCAAATTCCCCAACAGACAAGGTCTCCCCAGACCTAATG CCCAGGAGGCATTGAAAACGTTAGCACTAAACCTTCCTCAACATAATGCTCCCACTTCAGCTGCAGCGTCGCCTCAGTTATCAAGACCACATGCACCTTTAACACCAATCCCAGGCACGCCAGACACACTGGCCTCTATTCAGCTACTTCCTGCAAGGTACCGCAGGAGACCGTTAGCGGCAGATGAGATGGATTACATCCAG CGCGGTGGACCAGAGTGA
- the LOC100705436 gene encoding betaine--homocysteine S-methyltransferase 1, whose protein sequence is MAPAKKGVLERLNAGEVVIGDGGFVFALEKRGYVKAGPWTPEATVQYPDAVRQLHREFLRAGSNVMQTFTFYASDDKLENRGNNLKVTGAQINEAACDLAREVANEGDALVAGGVSQTPSYLSCKSEADVKAIFRKQLDVFIKKNVDFLIAEYFEHVEEAVWAVEVLKETGKPVAASLCIGPKGDMHGVSPGECAVRLVKAGAQIVGVNCHFDPMTCVETVKLMKEGVEKAGLKAHYMVQPLAFHTPDCNCQGFIDLPEFPFGLEPRILTRWDMHKYAREAYNAGIRFIGGCCGFEAYHIRAIAEELAPERGFLPSASEKHGSWGAGLEMHTKPWVRARARRDYWENLKPASGRPQCPSMSVPDSWGVTKGHADLMQQKEATSKEELEQLFDKSKTH, encoded by the exons ATGGCACCAGCAAAGAAG GGAGTGTTGGAGCGTCTTAACGCTGGGGAGGTGGTGATTGGAGATGGAGGCTTTGTGTTTGCCCTTGAGAAGAGAGGCTATGTGAAGGCCGGTCCCTGGACCCCTGAAGCTACTGTACAGTACCCTGATGCAG TGCGACAGCTGCACAGGGAGTTCCTGAGAGCCGGGTCCAATGTTATGCAGACCTTCACATTCTACGCCAGTGATGACAAACTTGAGAACAGAGGCAACAACCTCAAAGTGACT GGAGCTCAGATCAATGAGGCTGCCTGTGATTTAGCCCGTGAGGTCGCCAATGAGGGTGATGCTCTTGTTGCTGGAGGAGTGTCCCAAACTCCATCTTACCTGAGCTGCAAGAGCGAGGCAGATGTGAAGGCCATCTTCAGAAAACAGTTGGATGTGTTCATCAAAAAAAATGTGGACTTTCTGATTGCTGAG TACTTTGAGCATGTTGAAGAGGCCGTGTGGGCTGTGGAGGTGCTGAAGGAGACAGGGAAGCCTGTGGCTGCTTCTCTTTGTATTGGACCAAAGGGGGACATGCACGGTGTCTCACCCGGAGAGTGTGCAGTCAGGCTGGTCAAAGCCG GTGCCCAGATTGTGGGAGTCAACTGTCACTTTGACCCCATGACCTGTGTGGAGACTGTGAAGCTGATGAAGGAGGGAGTGGAGAAGGCTGGTCTGAAGGCTCACTACATGGTTCAGCCGCTGGCATTCCACACTCCTGACTGCAACTGCCAGGGATTTATCGACCTGCCAGAGTTCCCCTTCG gcCTGGAGCCTAGGATTCTGACTCGCTGGGACATGCACAAGTATGCCAGAGAAGCTTACAATGCTGGCATTCGCTTCATTGGTGGGTGCTGTGGCTTTGAGGCTTATCACATTAGGGCTATAGCAGAGGAACTGGCACCTGAGAGAGGCTTCCTTCCAAGTGCATCAGAGAAACATGGCTCCTGGGGTGCTGGTCTGGAAATGCACACCAAGCCTTGGGTCAGAGCCAG AGCCCGACGTGATTACTGGGAGAACCTAAAGCCAGCCTCTGGTCGTCCCCAGTGTCCCTCCATGTCTGTCCCTGATTCTTGGGGTGTTACCAAGGGCCATGCTGATTTGATGCAGCAGAAAGAGGCGACCTCTAAAGAAGAACTTGAACAGCTGTTCGACAAATCAAAAACCCACTGA
- the LOC100705166 gene encoding betaine--homocysteine S-methyltransferase 1, with amino-acid sequence MAPVKKGILERLNAGEVVIGDGGFVFALEKRGYVKAGPWTPEATVQYPDAVRQLQREFLRARSNVMQTFTFYASDDKLENRGNNLKLTGAQINEAACDLAREVANEGDALVAGGVSQTPSYLSCKSETEVRAIFKKQLDVFVRKNVDFLIAEYFEHVEEAEWAVQVLKTSGKPVAASLCIGPKGDMHGVSPGECAVRLVKAGAQIVGVNCHFDPMTCVETVKLMKEGVEKAGLKAHYMVQPLAFHTPDCNRQGFIDLPEFPFALEPRILTRWDMHKYAREAYKAGIRFIGGCCGFEPYHIRALAEELAPERGIIPAGSEKHGMWGSGLEMHTKPWVRARSRREYWEKILPASGRPKSASMSTPEGWGVTKGDAELLQHKEATTSQEMKHVLEVQKSKSTA; translated from the exons ATGGCACCTGTCAAGAAG GGCATCCTTGAACGTCTCAATGCTGGTGAGGTGGTGATCGGTGATGGAGGATTTGTGTTTGCTCTGGAGAAGAGGGGGTACGTGAAGGCCGGACCATGGACCCCTGAAGCTACTGTTCAGTACCCTGATGCAG TGCGACAGCTGCAAAGGGAGTTCCTGAGAGCCAGGTCCAATGTTATGCAGACCTTTACATTCTACGCCAGTGATGACAAACTTGAGAACAGAGGCAACAACCTCAAATTGACT GGAGCTCAGATCAATGAGGCTGCCTGTGATTTAGCCCGTGAGGTTGCCAATGAGGGTGACGCTCTTGTTGCTGGAGGTGTGTCCCAAACTCCATCCTACCTGAGCTGCAAGAGTGAGACAGAAGTGAGGGCCATCTTCAAGAAACAGCTGGACGTGTTTGTGAGGAAGAATGTGGATTTCCTCATTGCTGAG TACTTTGAGCATGTTGAGGAGGCAGAGTGGGCTGTGCAGGTGCTGAAAACCAGTGGAAAGCCTGTAGCTGCTTCTCTGTGCATTGGACCAAAGGGAGACATGCATGGTGTCTCACCTGGAGAGTGTGCAGTCAGGCTGGTGAAGGCTG GTGCCCAGATTGTGGGAGTCAACTGCCACTTTGACCCCATGACCTGTGTGGAGACTGTGAAGCTGATGAAGGAGGGAGTGGAGAAGGCTGGTCTGAAGGCTCACTACATGGTTCAGCCCCTGGCATTCCACACTCCTGACTGCAACCGTCAGGGATTCATTGATCTGCCAGAGTTCCCCTTCG CCCTGGAGCCCAGAATCCTAACCCGCTGGGACATGCATAAGTATGCCAGGGAGGCATACAAGGCCGGCATCCGATTCATTGGTGGCTGCTGTGGTTTTGAGCCCTATCACATCAGGGCTTTGGCAGAGGAACTGGCCCCTGAAAGAGGCATAATACCCGCTGGATCAGAGAAACACGGAATGTGGGGTAGCGGTCTGGAGATGCACACCAAACCTTGGGTCAGAGCCAG GTCCCGTCGTGAATACTGGGAGAAGATCTTGCCTGCATCTGGTCGCCCCAAGTCTGCATCCATGTCCACACCAGAAGGCTGGGGTGTGACCAAGGGTGATGCTGAACTGCTTCAGCACAAAGAGGCCACCACCAGCCAGGAAATGAAGCATGTGCTGGAGGTGCAGAAGTCCAAGTCCACTGCATGA